The stretch of DNA TCCCGCCGGCCTGTTTTTTTGTGCCGGCGAAACTGAACAGCCGCGTCGCCAAATCGAGCTTGTATTCGAACTTTCAGCCGCAAAATACTGTGGTTCAGCAATGCCTTACGACAATAGCCCGATGCTCAAGCCCCGCACCCTCCTCCTGGCCGCCGCTGCCCTGCTGCCGGCCACGCCCGGCCTCGCCACGCGAAAGGCCGGCGAGCCTGCCGCCGTGCGGTTCTCGCCGCCGGTTGCAGCCGCGACGCTGCCGGCGTCTCCGCTGGCGCGTCTGGCGCCTGGTGCCGATCCGAAGGTGCTCGACCTGGCGCAGGCGGCGATGCAATGCGCGCAGGCCAGTGGTGTCGGTGCGAGCGCGCGCAGGCTGGCGGTCATCGACTACAGCCGCCCGTCGCTGTTACCACGCCTGTGGGTGTTCGATCTCACCGCCGGCAAGCTGCTCTACGAAGAAGTCGTCGCCCATGGCCAGGGCTCGGGCGACAACCTGGCGACGCGTTTCTCCAATCGCGATGGCAGCCACCAGTCGAGCCTGGGGCTGTTCGTCACCGCCGACACCTACACCGGCAAGAACGGCTACTCGCTGCGCATGCAGGGCCTGGAGCCGGGTGTGAACGATGCGGCGATGGCGCGGGCGATCGTGATGCACGGCGCTCCCTACGTCGATGCCGCGCAGGGCAAGCGCATGGGTCGTCTCGGTCGCAGCTGGGGTTGCCCGGCGGTGCGCAATGCCGTGGCAAAACCCATGATCGACCTGCTCAAGGGCGGCCAGTTCGTGTTCTCGTACTACCCCGACCAGGCCTGGCTGGCGCGCTCGGCGCTGCTCAATTGCCCGGCCGCGCGACGCCAGCACGACGCCCTCGTCCATCACGACACCGCGGCTCGTCCCGCATCGGGTTGATGTTTGGCAGGCGCCGCCTTGCTGGCGCCTACACATGCGTGCGTTAGGCTTGTCACACGTCAAAGAACGGATTGCCTGATGCATCGCTTCGCCCCGCGGCTGCTCGCCGCCAGCTTGTCCCTGCTCCTGTGCGTGGCTGCCAACGCCGCCGTGCCTTCCTGGGGCGCGCGCGAATCCAGTCCCGCCAACACGCCGCCGGCGCAACTCAAGCCCGGACAGTGGATCTGGGGCGGCGACAACCGCGCCGGCCCGCTGGCAGTGGTGGTCAGCCTCACCGAGCAGCGCGCCTACGTGTACCGCAACGGCATCCCGATCGGGGTGAGCACGGTCAGCACCGGCAGGAAGGGTTACGAAACGCCGACCGGTGTTTTCACCATTCTGCAAAAGGACGCCGATCACCGTTCAAGCAAGTACAACGCCGCGCCGATGCCTTACATGCAGCGCCTGACCTGGGACGGCGTCGCCCTGCATGCCGGCGGCCTGCCCGGCTATCCCGAGTCGCACGGCTGCGTGCACCTTCCGTCCGAGTTCGCGCGCCTGCTGTTCGGCTCGTCGAACATGGGCATGACGGTGGTGGTGTCGCAGGAAGGCAAATCGCCGGAGGACATCGTGCATCCGGGCGCGCTGAGCCCGATCAATCCGCACACCGGTGCAGAGGCTGGGATTCCGCCACTGGAGAACGGTCAGAAGTACCGCTGGCGCCCGGAAGTGTCGACCGAAGGCCCGGTGTCGATCCTGCTCAGCGGTGCCGACGAGCGCGTGATCGTCTACCGCAACGGCATCGAGATCGGACGCTCGCGCGTGCTGATCCGCAATCCCGAGAAGCCGCTCGGCACGCACGCCTACATCGTCAAGGAAGGCTACCTGCCCGGCGACAACCCGCTGCTGCCGGGCACGCAGATGCCGAACTGGAGTGCGATCGGAATCCCTGGCGGCACCGATCCGTCGGGCATGCTGCTCGGTCCGGAGACGATCAATCGCGTGGTGATTCCGCATGATTTCGTCGCCGCGGTGTTGCCGCTGCTCAGCCCCGGCGTGGTGATGCTGGTGACCGATGCGAGGATGACCGACGCCACCAGTGGCGGCGCGCCGGTACAGGTGCTCGACTCGGATCCGCCGGAGAAGTGAGCGCCGTTTAATTAATTAATCCGGTTCCCCATGGCCCGGGCCTTGGCCATCATGTCGCCTGGTCGTCCACCAGATTCGAGCCATGCGGGCAGACACTTCGCCGCCATCATCAATCACCCTGCGCGATGGCAGGACGCTTGCGTACCGGCGCTACGGCCGCCCGGATGGCAAGCCGCTACTGTTGTTTCATGGCTTTCCTGGTTGCCATGTGCAGGCGTCGCTGATCGATGAGCAGGCCGCGCGCGATGGCATCGCGCTGATCGCGCCGGACCGCCCCGGTTTCGGCTACTCGAGCCCGGCACCGCAGCGGACGATCCTGTCCTGGGTCGACGACGTGCGCCAGCTGACCGCAGCCTTGCAGCTGTCGCGCTTCGGCGTGCTGGGGATCTCCTGCGGCGGCGCGTACGCCCTGGCGTGCGCACACGAACTTGCCGATCGGCTCGATTACGTCGGGCTGGTCGCGGGCATGGGACCGATGGATGTGCCTGCCATCCGCCGTGAGCAGCATCCTGCTCTGAAAGTTCTGTTCGGCCTGGCGCGGATGAATCCGCGACTGGTGACGCCGATGCTGCGCATGGACCAGCGCATGTTCGCGAAGGATCCATTGGCCGCGGTGCGGCGACTGTCGTCGATGATGACGCCGCCCGATCGCGCCTTCCTCGCCGGCAACGACGAGATGGCGGGCAGGTTCGCGCAGAGCCTGGCCGTGGCCTATCGCGAGGGTATCGACGGGGCGATGTCGGAGGCGGCATTGATCGCACGTCCGCGCGGCTTCGAACTGTCCGCGATCGACGTGCCGGTGCACGTCTACCAGGGCGGGTTTGACCGCAACGTTCCGCCACGGATGGGCGAGTACATCGCCGCCAATGTCGCCTGCGGCATCTACCGGTTTTTTCCCGACGAGGGACACCTGTCGATCGTGTGCAACCGCGCGCCGGAGTACCTCGCGGATTTCATCGCGGCGCCGTCTGGCAGTTAGCTCCCCAAACAAAAAACCCCGGTCTCGCGACCGGGGTTTTCGTCATGCACTACCGCGTTGATCAGCCGCTGAAGCCGCTGCGCGAGCCGCGGCCGGCACCCTGGCCGCCACTGCGATGCTGCTTCGGACCTGCATGCGCGTGACGCGCTGCCGGCTTGCCGTGCGGGCGATGCGACGGCTTGCGCGGCTGGCTGGCGCCGCGCGGGTTCGGGATCGGAGCGTTCATCTGGATCGGACGGCTCGCTTCGAAGCCCGGCACCGAGACCAGCTCGATGTCGGCCTTGAGCATGCGCTGGATCTGGCGCAGCAGACCGCCCTCTTCCGGCGCGACCAGCGACAGCGCTTCACCCGTGGCGCCGTTGCGGCCGGTACGGCCGATGCGGTGCACGTAGTCTTCGGCGACCATCGGCAGGTCGTAGTTGATCACCAGCGGCAGGTCCGGAATGTCCAGACCGCGCGCGGCGACGTCGGTGGCGACCAGCACGCGGGCCTTGCCCGACTTGAAGTCGCGCAGGGCCTTCTGGCGCTGTGCCTGGCTCTTGTTGCCGTGAATGGCGACCGACGCCAGGCCCGACTCTTCGAGCTGCTCGGCAAGGCGGTTGCAGCCGTGCTTGGTGCGGCCGAACACGATCGCGCGATCGGTGTGGCGACTGGCGAGGATCGACACCAGCAGGTCACGCTTCTTGGCGACATCGACCGGGTGGGCACGATGCACGATGGTCTCGGCGATGGTGTTCTGCGCGGCGACCTGCACCTGCTTGGGGTGATGCATGAACTCGAGCGCGAGCTGCTTGAGCTGCGACTCGAACGTGGCCGAGAACAGCATCGTCTGGCGCTCGCGCGGCAGCTTGGCGAGGATGCGCTTCATGGCCGGCAGGAAGCCCATGTCGAGCATGCGGTCGGCTTCGTCGAGCACGAGCACTTCGATCGCATCGAGCTTGACGGTGCCGCGCTCCATATGGTCGATCAGGCGACCCGGGGTGGCGACGAGCACGTCGACGCCGCGGCGGAACAGCTCCACCTGCGGGCCCATGCCGGCGCCGCCGAAGATGGCGGCGATGTTCAGGCGGACGTGGCGCGAATAGCCACGCAGGCTCTCGGTGACCTGCACCGCGAGCTCACGCGTCGGCACCAGGATCAGTGCGCGCGGACGGCGGAAGCCGTTGGACGGGGTCTGCTTGGACATGCGCTGCAGCAGCGGCAGGCCGAAGGCAGCGGTCTTGCCGGTGCCGGTCTGGGCGCCGCCGAGCAGGTCGTGGCCGGCCATTGCGAGCGGGATCGCTTCGGCCTGGATCGGCGTGGGGACGGTGTAGTTCTGGTCGGCGAGCGCGCGCAGCAACGCGGGCGAAAGCCCGAGGGATTCGAACGTCATGTGGTGAAACTCCTTTGGCTCGCGACGCCCGTCTACGCCCACGAAAAAGGTGGGCGCGCGATCGATTGTCGCGTTGATGGCTCCAGCGTTCCCTAAAACCGCGCTGTGAGCGATCGAATTGGACGGCTGCCGGATGCTCCGGGCCGTGTCTGCGCGACGAAAGACGTGCGGGATAAAAGCCGTGTTGACTGGCCCAATGTCTGGACCAACGGCGGGCATACCTGGGAAACGTACCCTTGCGGGGAGGCAGCCGTGCGCTGAACGGGGCGGACTCTACGCGAAAGGCGGGTCCGGTGCCAGTCCGGCGGGCCGGGGTGGTTAAGGCGGGGGTGCCGCTTGCCCTCACCCCAACCCCTCCCCCGCAGGCCGGAGAGGGACTCCAGTGGCGGCGAGGCCCCCACGAGGCGGTGGCGGCGCCTTCCGGCGGTTTGTGCGACCCTTCGCCCAAGTCGCATCGGGACGGGATTCATGGAGCGAAATGCCGGATGGCTGGCGGGCCGGGTGCTGGTGGCCAGCGTGTTCATCGCCATGGGCAGCTACCGCCTGCTCGCCTGGGCGGGTGGGGAAGCCATCGGCAGCGCCGCCGTCATCGCCAGCACCGCCGAACTGCTGCTGGGCCTGGCCATGGCCGCCGGCTGGCAACTGCGCTGGACCGCGACCCTGGCGGCGGTAGCGATGCTGGTCGATGCCCTGGTGTCGCACCCGTTCTGGTCGTTTGAGGGCGCGCAGCGCGGGGCGCAACTGCTGCACTTCATGAAGAATGTATCGATCATCGGCGGCCTGTTGCTGCTGGCATTCGCCAATCGCCACCGCCACCACTGAAAGCCGCCACTTAATACCTCGCGTACACGATGACTACTTCTTTGCTGCGCCAGCGCGGCCACCAGGACAGCAGCCGCGTTTCCATGGTCGAGCTGTTCTTCGACCTGGTGTTCGTGTTCGCGGTCACCCAGCTGTCGCACGCGCTGCTCGCCGATCTGAGCGTGAAGGGCGCCATGCAGACGCTGCTGCTGTTCCTGGCGCTGTGGTGGCTGTGGATCTTCACTTCGTGGGTGACCAACTGGCTCGACCCGGAGCGCCCGCCGGTGCGGGTGATGCTGTTCGCGCTGATGCTGGCCGGCCTGCTGCTGTCCTCGTCGATCCCGCAGGCATTCGGCGAGCGCGGACTCGTGTTCGGCGTGGTGTTCGCATCGATGCAGGTCGGACGGACCGTGTTCGTCGCCTGCGTCATGCGCGGCCACAGCCCGGTGCATTTCCATACGTTCGTCCGCATCGCCTCGTGGATGTCGCTGTCGGCGGTGTTCTGGATCCTCGGCGGCCTCGCCGAAGGCCCCTCGCGCGCCAGCTACTGGATCGCCGCCGTGGCGATCGAATACATCTCGCCCGCCGTGTACTTCTGGGTGCCGGGACTGGGGCGTTCGACCACCTCCGACTGGGACGTCGACGGTCATCACCTCGCCGAGCGCTGTGGACTGTTCGTCATCATCGCCCTGGGCGAATCGATCCTCGTCACCGGCGCGACGTTCGCGGGCCTGGCCTGGACGGCCGTGACGGTCACCGCCTTCGTCAGCGCCTTCCTCGGCAGCGTGGCGATGTGGTGGATCTATTTCGACAGCGGCGCCGAACGCGCCAGCCATCGCATTTCGCATTCCGACGATCCGGGCCGCCAGGCGCGGCTGATCTATACCTACCTGCACCTGCTGATCGTCGGCGGCGTGATCGTCTGCGCGGTCGCCGACGAACTGGTGCTCACTCACCCCCAGCACGCCACCGATGCCGGCCTGGCCGCGATCCTCGGCGGACCGGCGCTGTATCTGGTCGGCAACGCACTGTTCAAGTGGGCCAGCTACGAGCGCCGCTCGCCGCCGCTGTCGCATTGCGCCGGGCTGGTGCTGCTGGCCGCGCTGACGCCGATGGCCATTTCGCTGCATCTGTCGGCGCTCGCCGTAGGCGTGGCGACGACAGTGGTGCTGGTGATGGTGGCCGTGTGGGAAACGATTGCGCTGCGACGGGCGCCCTGATCAGACCTCCAGCACCATCCCCGGCCGCGCAAGCACCGCCTGCACCCCATAACGCTCGCCGATTTCCCCGGCCAGCGCCTCGCGTGCCTTGTCCTCGCCGTGCACCAGCGCCAGCGGCGGATGACCTTCGATCGCGCCGTACCACTCCATCAGGCCGCGCTGGTCGGTGTGC from Lysobacter arenosi encodes:
- a CDS encoding DoxX family protein, yielding MERNAGWLAGRVLVASVFIAMGSYRLLAWAGGEAIGSAAVIASTAELLLGLAMAAGWQLRWTATLAAVAMLVDALVSHPFWSFEGAQRGAQLLHFMKNVSIIGGLLLLAFANRHRHH
- a CDS encoding alpha/beta fold hydrolase is translated as MRADTSPPSSITLRDGRTLAYRRYGRPDGKPLLLFHGFPGCHVQASLIDEQAARDGIALIAPDRPGFGYSSPAPQRTILSWVDDVRQLTAALQLSRFGVLGISCGGAYALACAHELADRLDYVGLVAGMGPMDVPAIRREQHPALKVLFGLARMNPRLVTPMLRMDQRMFAKDPLAAVRRLSSMMTPPDRAFLAGNDEMAGRFAQSLAVAYREGIDGAMSEAALIARPRGFELSAIDVPVHVYQGGFDRNVPPRMGEYIAANVACGIYRFFPDEGHLSIVCNRAPEYLADFIAAPSGS
- a CDS encoding L,D-transpeptidase — its product is MHRFAPRLLAASLSLLLCVAANAAVPSWGARESSPANTPPAQLKPGQWIWGGDNRAGPLAVVVSLTEQRAYVYRNGIPIGVSTVSTGRKGYETPTGVFTILQKDADHRSSKYNAAPMPYMQRLTWDGVALHAGGLPGYPESHGCVHLPSEFARLLFGSSNMGMTVVVSQEGKSPEDIVHPGALSPINPHTGAEAGIPPLENGQKYRWRPEVSTEGPVSILLSGADERVIVYRNGIEIGRSRVLIRNPEKPLGTHAYIVKEGYLPGDNPLLPGTQMPNWSAIGIPGGTDPSGMLLGPETINRVVIPHDFVAAVLPLLSPGVVMLVTDARMTDATSGGAPVQVLDSDPPEK
- a CDS encoding DEAD/DEAH box helicase translates to MTFESLGLSPALLRALADQNYTVPTPIQAEAIPLAMAGHDLLGGAQTGTGKTAAFGLPLLQRMSKQTPSNGFRRPRALILVPTRELAVQVTESLRGYSRHVRLNIAAIFGGAGMGPQVELFRRGVDVLVATPGRLIDHMERGTVKLDAIEVLVLDEADRMLDMGFLPAMKRILAKLPRERQTMLFSATFESQLKQLALEFMHHPKQVQVAAQNTIAETIVHRAHPVDVAKKRDLLVSILASRHTDRAIVFGRTKHGCNRLAEQLEESGLASVAIHGNKSQAQRQKALRDFKSGKARVLVATDVAARGLDIPDLPLVINYDLPMVAEDYVHRIGRTGRNGATGEALSLVAPEEGGLLRQIQRMLKADIELVSVPGFEASRPIQMNAPIPNPRGASQPRKPSHRPHGKPAARHAHAGPKQHRSGGQGAGRGSRSGFSG
- a CDS encoding low temperature requirement protein A → MTTSLLRQRGHQDSSRVSMVELFFDLVFVFAVTQLSHALLADLSVKGAMQTLLLFLALWWLWIFTSWVTNWLDPERPPVRVMLFALMLAGLLLSSSIPQAFGERGLVFGVVFASMQVGRTVFVACVMRGHSPVHFHTFVRIASWMSLSAVFWILGGLAEGPSRASYWIAAVAIEYISPAVYFWVPGLGRSTTSDWDVDGHHLAERCGLFVIIALGESILVTGATFAGLAWTAVTVTAFVSAFLGSVAMWWIYFDSGAERASHRISHSDDPGRQARLIYTYLHLLIVGGVIVCAVADELVLTHPQHATDAGLAAILGGPALYLVGNALFKWASYERRSPPLSHCAGLVLLAALTPMAISLHLSALAVGVATTVVLVMVAVWETIALRRAP
- a CDS encoding murein L,D-transpeptidase catalytic domain family protein, with the protein product MLKPRTLLLAAAALLPATPGLATRKAGEPAAVRFSPPVAAATLPASPLARLAPGADPKVLDLAQAAMQCAQASGVGASARRLAVIDYSRPSLLPRLWVFDLTAGKLLYEEVVAHGQGSGDNLATRFSNRDGSHQSSLGLFVTADTYTGKNGYSLRMQGLEPGVNDAAMARAIVMHGAPYVDAAQGKRMGRLGRSWGCPAVRNAVAKPMIDLLKGGQFVFSYYPDQAWLARSALLNCPAARRQHDALVHHDTAARPASG